From Etheostoma cragini isolate CJK2018 chromosome 1, CSU_Ecrag_1.0, whole genome shotgun sequence, a single genomic window includes:
- the LOC117948978 gene encoding adhesion G-protein coupled receptor G1-like produces the protein MEEVNNSLKNGKTNNTIKAMEILEEVLKETELNETTSLSVGSMVAILHKPKGPFKGLNIFATDDKATLSEAVPNSRVSVRLPRELEAESSNTIVFCMLTWPDRSTTLWGSSHELYESRLVGLSVSGKNITGLQERVNITVNLAGNGTTTSFNKSFTETLQPKCVFLNFSTQAYSTDGCITLWKFGQSNVTCSCDHLTYFGVLMVSANISPKDQEILSYITVIGCSISLLTLIITFLLFITNRKARADLSMKVHIHLVIALILLNLHFLPSQAVALSSTGFCFYMALSLHYSLLAALIWMSLEGFHLYLLLVRVFNIYVKKYLLKLSVVGWGIPAVIVALVAIIDRSSYGLVPLDSANSNSTAICYIVNNTVKMVTTVGVFCLVFIFNMFMLGVTVRSIVILRRSKEFGPIDHDRAKRDIYTLLGITTLLGITWGLVFFSFGYLTTAGLYLFCILNSLQGFFIFLWFVMSLRKTGKPATMGSSETRSTNS, from the exons ATGGAAGAAGTAAACAACAgtttgaaaaatggaaaaacaaacaacactatcaa AGCCATGGAGATCCTGGAAGAGGTTTTAAAGGAAACAGAGTTGAATGAGACTACAAGCTTGTCTGTTGGGAGTATGGTGGCCATCCTGCACAAGCCCAAAGGGCCCTTCAAAGGACTCAACATTTTTGCCACTGATGATAAG GCAACATTAAGCGAGGCTGTCCCCAACAGCAGAGTGAGTGTTCGACTGCCGAGAGAGTTGGAAGCTGAATCAAGCAACACAATTGTGTTCTGCATGCTCACGTGGCCTGACAGAAGCACG ACCCTATGGGGAAGCTCACATGAATTATATGAGAGCAGACTGGTTGGCCTGAGCGTGAGTGGCAAGAATATTACAGGACTACAGGAGCGTGTCAACATCACAGTGAATCTTGCTGGAAATGGAACTACAACTTCATTCAACAAATCGTTTACC GAAACCCTACAGCCCAAATGTGTGTTCTTGAACTTTTCAACACAGG CATATAGCACTGATGGCTGCATAACCCTGTGGAAATTTGGTCAGAGTAACGTCACCTGCTCCTGTGACCACCTCACATACTTCGGCGTGCTTATG GTTTCTGCAAACATCTCACCTAAAGACCAGGAGATTTTGTCATACAtcactgtgattggctgtagTATTTCTCTGTTAACCCTGATCATCACTTTTCTGCTCTTCATCACAAATAG AAAAGCCAGAGCAGATCTCTCCATGAAGGTCCACATCCACCTCGTCATTGCCCTGATCCTGCTCAACCTGCATTTCCTCCCCAGCCAGGCAGTGGCACTGTCCTCCACTGGCTTTTGCTTTTACATGGCCCTTTCTCTTCACTACTCCCTTCTGGCCGCACTCATCTGGATGTCCCTGGAGGGGTTCCACCTCTACCTTCTCTTAGTTCGAGTCTTCAACATCTATGTCAAGAAATACTTACTCAAACTCAGCGTGGTGGGATGGG GTATCCCAGCAGTCATTGTGGCCCTGGTTGCAATCATCGACAGAAGCTCGTATGGACTTGTCCCTCTGGACTCAGCTAACTCCAACAGCACCGCAAT ATGCTATATAGTCAATAACACAGTGAAGATGGTGACTACAGTTGGAGTATTTTGCCTGGTGTTCATCTTTAACATGTTCATGTTAGGGGTGACAGTCAGAAGCATTGTGATTCTCCGCCGGAGcaaagag TTTGGGCCAATTGACCATGACAGAGCCAAGCGAGACATCTATACCCTGCTGGGGATCACCACTCTGCTCGGCATTACCTGGGGCCTGGTCTTCTTCTCATTTGGCTACCTGACCACTGCTGGCCTCTACCTCTTCTGCATCCTGAACTCACTGCAAG GTTTCTTCATCTTCCTGTGGTTTGTGATGTCTCTGAGAAAAACTGGAAAACCAGCTACTATGGGGAGTAGTGAAACACGCAGCACCAACAGCTAA
- the LOC117947953 gene encoding uncharacterized protein LOC117947953 has protein sequence MIHNIMGAYQLEPGGSINYNLKDLSLSVFNFSEAQLNDYEIKKEAPQLLPQNTSFIPDIWLPADALHTLPKEKRVIGLVSYMQQSQFKFKQEEISSMVLRIEVLGENRLQDLRKPIKMTFRTALHTSMDNESWFQCHYFDERGSDNQSIITCNCNHATPFAVLLVKVPISEIHWRILSNISYIGCGLSAFFTALSLVIYVFGRNQKMDYSISIHVSLSGALLLLNTTFLLTEWGATVEPAWVCVCVAALMHYSLLCCFTWMAIEALHLYLLLIKVFNTYFKHYLVKLSLAGWGIPGVIVAVSLGMKDFKEFYGLTEMTMADTNQTNAICWITDDSYFYSLNLVYFTLIFIFNSGILLVVASNICKMKQVFRGTSKLGAEAQGKTLRDSGNFHERCRSGLTIMGLTCLMGTTWGLAFLGSGYINYPILYLFCILNSAQVSCEQVLPYCLQLNNVPWTRCYEDKIGSCFKARNQNPNFIHERVNWSQKVEKSPTPEHSLSIPASALQRSRGQEVRGEDVLLVTTVINSTLFQLSRRKRSRVLTPDPPAPSVLGDLVLVVRAGNVPVQNLSQPIKLTFKHNKQVGNGTCVFWKESPLNDGTGTWSTEGCETHDTGAEFICSCNHMSFFAVLVNPVLSVRQSDAVNLSYITYTGSALSVFFTVISLIIYICLQRRRPEKATGVHLQLTGALLCLHLTFLLCSFWVWQLSENEEGWVCKGLGLFLHWSLLATFTWTALEGFHLYLLLVRVFNIYVRKYLLKLSVVGWGVPTLVAAVCGISGVYGKYSLRDANNQTSAAQICWMSSQSPHRLLVGYITTVAVPGVLVILCNSCMLALVVFKLWRLRASSLGTESSGWKKINREKGMKLLKDAATVLGLSCVLGLPWGLASTTYISLPGIYIFTILNSLQGLFMFLWSVALTCKSRSDNDSSVRDPSSQKIMTTSFNN, from the exons ATGATTCATAACATCATGGGAGCATACCAGCTTGAACCTGGAGGCTCCATTAACTACAACCTCAAGGACTTGTCTCTGTCGGTGTTCAACTTCAGTGAGGCTCAGCTCAACGACTATGAAATCAAGAAAGAAGCTCCACAG CTGCTGCCACAGAACACATCATTTATCCCGGACATTTGGCTGCCTGCAGATGCCCTGCACACCCTCCCAAAGGAGAAGAGGGTTATTGGTTTGGTCAGCTACATGCAGCAGAGCCAGTTCAAA ttTAAACAGGAAGAAATCTCATCAATGGTTCTCAGAATCGAGGTGCTGGGAGAAAACCGCCTTCAGGATCTGCGCAAGCCAATCAAGATGACTTTCAGAACTGCTCTTCACACATCTATGGAT aatGAGTCGTGGTTCCAGTGTCACTATTTTGATGAACGTGGTag TGATAACCAAAGTATCATTACTTGCAACTGCAACCATGCAACACCCTTTGCAGTCCTACTG GTGAAAGTCCCAAtttcagaaatccactggagaaTCCTGTCAAACATCAGCTACATAGGCTGCGGCCTGTCAGCGTTCTTCACTGCTTTGTCCCTTGTGATATATGTCTTTGGTCG AAACCAAAAAATGGATTACTCCATCTCTATCCATGTATCTCTGAGCGGGGCCCTGCTTCTGCTCAATACAACCTTCCTGCTGACCGAGTGGGGGGCCACAGTAGAGCCggcctgggtgtgtgtgtgtgtcgcagcTCTTATGCATTACTCCTTGCTCTGCTGTTTCACCTGGATGGCCATAGAGGCACTCCACCTCTATCTACTGCTAATAAAGGTGTTTAACACCTACTTCAAACACTACCTGGTCAAACTGTCTCTGGCTGGATGGG GAATCCCTGGTGTAATCGTGGCAGTCTCTTTGGGAATGAAGGACTTCAAAGAGTTTTACGGACTTACAGAAATGACCATGGCTGATACTAACCAAACCAACGCCAT CTGCTGGATCACAGATGACTCCTACTTCTACTCCTTGAACCTGGTGTATTTCACCCTTATATTCATTTTCAACTCTGGCATATTGTTGGTAGTGGCCTCTAACATctgcaaaatgaaacaagtaTTCAGGGGCACTTCAAAGCTTGGAGCAGAGGCTCAGGGAAAGACTTTGAGAGACTCCGGGAATTTCCACGAGCGCTGCAGGAGTGGCCTCACCATCATGGGTCTTACCTGTCTGATGGGGACCACCTGGGGCCTGGCCTTCCTGGGCTCAGGATATATCAACTACCCCATCCTCTACCTCTTCTGCATCCTCAACTCTGCACAAG TTAGCTGTGAACAAGTGCTCCCTTACTGTCTACAACTGAACAATGTACCCTGGACCAG GTGCTATGAGGACAAAATTGGAAGCTGTTTTAAAGCGAGAAACCAAAATCCAAACTTCATTCATGAGAGAGTGAACTGGTCTCAAAAG GTTGAAAAGAGTCCAACTCCTGAACACAGCCTTTCCATCCCCGCCTCGGCTCTCCAGAGAAGCAGAGGACAGGAAGTGCGTGGCGAGGATGTACTGTTGGTGACCACTGTGATCAACAGCACTTTGTTTCAG CTGAGTCGAAGAAAACGGAGCCGAGTCTTAACACCAGACCCACCTGCCCCCAGTGTCCTGGGGGATTTAGTCCTGGTGGTGAGGGCAGGGAACGTTCCTGTCCAAAACCTCTCCCAACCCATCAAACTAAccttcaaacacaacaaacag GTAGGAAATGGGACATGTGTGTTTTGGAAGGAGTCACCGCTTAATGATGGAACAG gtacCTGGAGCACAGAGGGCTGTGAGACCCATGACACTGGAGCTGAATTTATTTGCAGCTGCAACCACATGAGCTTCTTTGCAGTGCTTGTG AACCCTGTGTTATCAGTGAGACAAAGCGATGCTGTGAACCTGAGCTATATCACCTACACTGGCTCAGCGCTCTCCGTCTTCTTCACAGTCATCAGCTTGATCATCTATATATGTCTACA ACGTCGGCGTCCAGAGAAGGCTACTGGGGTCCATTTGCAACTGACAGGAGCGCTGCTCTGCCTCCATCTCACCTTCCTGCTGTGCAGCTTCTGGGTGTGGCAACTATCTGAGAATGAAGAGGGCTGGGTTTGCAAGGGTCTGGGTCTCTTTTTACACTGGTCCCTGCTGGCCACCTTCACCTGGACGGCCCTGGAAGGCTTCCACCTCTACCTGCTCTTAGTCCGAGTCTTCAACATCTACGTCAGGAAATACCTGCTAAAGCTCAGCGTGGTGGGATGGG GTGTTCCAACACTGGTTGCCGCGGTTTGTGGGATTTCAGGTGTTTATGGCAAATACAGTCTGAGGGATGCCAACAACCAGACTTCAGCAGCACAGAT ATGCTGGATGAGCAGCCAGTCCCCACATAGGCTCCTAGTCGGCTACATCACTACCGTGGCCGTCCCAGGTGTGCTGGTGATACTGTGTAATTCCTGCATGCTGGCGCTGGTGGTGTTTAAGCTCTGGAGGCTACGGGCAAGTAGTTTAGGCACTGAAAGCAGTGGCTGGAAGAAGATAAACAGGGAGAAAGGGATGAAGTTATTGAAAGACGCTGCCACAGTGCTGGGCCTCAGCTGTGTGCTGGGCTTACCTTGGGGGTTAGCGAGCACCACCTACATCTCCCTCCCTGGGATCTACATATTCACCATACTAAACTCGCTGCAGG GTCTATTTATGTTCCTGTGGTCTGTGGCTTTGACCTGCAAGTCTCGATCTGACAATGACTCCTCAGTCAGAGACCCTTCTTCTCAGAAAATAATGACTACCAGTTTCAACAACTGA